The following coding sequences lie in one Chelatococcus sp. YT9 genomic window:
- a CDS encoding ABC transporter ATP-binding protein → MDKFTVSFSHAGGQTPVVHGIDLTLQRGEALGIVGESGCGKSVTWLAALRLLGKRAVTSGRVLLDGRDMCAFSEREIADVRGGRIGVIFQDPTSCLNPVLRIGTQIGEALRLHRGLTGKAAEREALRLLDRVGMADAPRRLRQYAHELSGGMNQRVMIAIALAGEPDVLVADEPTTALDATIQAQILDLIRDIRRDTGMGLVLISHDLGVIADLCDRVAVMYAGRVVETAVTDDLLGSPCHPYTRGLLAALPSLEGPRVRLTPVNGTVPSPEAMPPGCAFAPRCAHAKTECNSRIPVLASAGQSHLSACLRLDVLMGEWRRQSARDASRHDPVTQDLGWQGSDGRRELSA, encoded by the coding sequence CTGGACAAATTCACGGTTTCCTTCAGCCATGCGGGAGGCCAAACGCCTGTGGTGCATGGCATTGATCTGACGCTTCAGCGCGGCGAGGCGTTGGGCATAGTTGGCGAATCGGGCTGCGGGAAGAGCGTGACCTGGCTTGCGGCGCTCCGACTTCTTGGCAAGCGGGCGGTGACATCAGGCCGTGTTCTGCTCGATGGCCGTGATATGTGCGCGTTCAGCGAACGCGAGATCGCAGATGTCAGGGGCGGCCGGATAGGCGTGATCTTCCAAGATCCGACAAGCTGCCTCAACCCCGTGTTGCGTATCGGCACGCAGATCGGTGAGGCGCTGCGCCTGCACCGCGGGCTCACCGGCAAGGCGGCAGAACGTGAAGCACTCCGTCTGCTCGATCGGGTTGGCATGGCCGACGCGCCGCGTCGTCTGCGCCAGTACGCGCATGAGTTGTCAGGTGGCATGAACCAGCGGGTCATGATCGCGATAGCGCTCGCCGGCGAACCGGATGTACTCGTGGCCGATGAGCCCACCACGGCGCTCGACGCGACCATTCAGGCCCAGATCCTTGACCTTATCCGCGACATTCGACGGGACACCGGCATGGGTCTCGTGCTGATCTCGCACGACCTCGGCGTCATCGCCGACCTATGTGACCGTGTGGCGGTAATGTATGCAGGGCGGGTCGTCGAGACGGCTGTGACCGACGATCTGCTCGGCTCACCCTGCCACCCCTATACGCGAGGGCTCCTGGCGGCATTGCCTTCCCTGGAGGGGCCACGCGTGCGTCTGACCCCCGTGAACGGCACGGTGCCCTCGCCGGAGGCGATGCCACCCGGCTGTGCCTTCGCGCCGCGCTGCGCCCATGCAAAAACGGAATGCAACAGTCGCATACCAGTGTTGGCATCGGCCGGTCAAAGCCATCTGTCGGCCTGCCTTCGGCTCGATGTGCTAATGGGTGAATGGAGGCGCCAGTCGGCGCGTGACGCGAGCCGCCACGATCCCGTTACGCAGGATCTCGGTTGGCAGGGTAGCGATGGGCGCCGGGAGTTGTCGGCGTGA
- a CDS encoding oligopeptide/dipeptide ABC transporter ATP-binding protein encodes MSALLNVRDLARQYQVAGDRGEKRWLHAVDGVSFSLDAGRTLGLVGESGCGKSTTAKLVLGLLPATRGRITFAGEPVSATRDSRWRAMRRSMQMVHQDPLAALDRRLTVGEQVVEPLVIHGLEDGAQARREKALALFDAVGLRAAMFERYPHELSGGQRQRVVLARALVLNPQLVVCDEPISALDVSVAAQVINLLQDLQQRFGMGYLFISHDLKVVRQIADEVAVMYLGRIVEQGAPDDLFHTPAHPYTEALVSAVPTVARPDRKRIVLTGDPPNPVERPAGCAFHPRCPRANAVCRSETPPLRRVADGRLAACHLVPAAQSQPVAA; translated from the coding sequence GTGAGCGCACTCCTGAACGTGCGGGATCTCGCGCGCCAATATCAGGTCGCGGGCGATCGCGGCGAGAAACGTTGGCTGCACGCCGTGGACGGCGTCAGCTTCTCCCTTGATGCCGGGCGGACGCTCGGCCTGGTCGGCGAATCCGGCTGCGGCAAGTCAACGACCGCCAAGCTGGTCCTTGGCCTCCTGCCGGCGACCCGCGGGCGTATTACCTTCGCAGGGGAACCGGTCTCGGCAACACGCGACAGTCGGTGGCGTGCCATGCGCCGTAGCATGCAGATGGTGCACCAGGATCCTCTCGCGGCGCTCGATCGACGCCTCACCGTTGGCGAGCAGGTCGTGGAGCCGCTCGTTATTCACGGCTTGGAAGACGGTGCGCAGGCGCGACGGGAGAAGGCGCTCGCTTTGTTCGATGCCGTCGGCTTGCGTGCGGCGATGTTCGAGCGCTATCCTCACGAACTGTCCGGTGGCCAGAGACAGCGCGTCGTCCTGGCGCGTGCCCTTGTGCTCAATCCACAGCTGGTCGTCTGCGACGAACCAATCTCGGCGCTCGATGTGTCCGTCGCGGCGCAGGTCATCAACTTGCTGCAGGACCTGCAGCAGCGTTTCGGCATGGGCTATCTCTTCATCAGCCATGACCTCAAGGTCGTGCGACAGATCGCCGACGAGGTGGCGGTGATGTATCTTGGCCGGATCGTCGAGCAGGGCGCGCCTGATGACCTGTTCCACACGCCGGCGCATCCCTATACGGAAGCCCTCGTCTCGGCCGTGCCGACGGTAGCGCGCCCAGACCGCAAGCGTATCGTTCTTACGGGGGATCCGCCCAATCCGGTCGAACGTCCGGCGGGCTGCGCTTTCCACCCGCGCTGCCCGCGCGCGAATGCGGTTTGCCGGAGCGAAACCCCTCCACTGCGGCGCGTCGCGGACGGGCGGCTGGCTGCCTGCCACTTGGTGCCGGCTGCCCAATCGCAGCCCGTTGCTGCGTAA
- a CDS encoding alkaline phosphatase family protein, whose product MAQDDKPTVRRVIVTVFDGLRPDLVSPELTPNILRVAAQGTWFREARSVFPSVTRVATTSIATGAPPTVHGIVGNAFYHREALPDDIFLTGDIDHIRRAERYHGGRMVDVDTLGDVLARAGRRLAVVHTGSAGAAHFINPRAKTNGHWTFSMHGPESTQTPEAVAEATAHIGPLPKRELPRLGEMRYAGRLMVDYVLPKLQPDVAIVWFNEPDTTFHYKGLGSQEAKTGLAEADRALGEILDWIESQHDGESVAVIVASDHGQISTGAVQPLFADATAAGFKVNTGHDISDVMLTVTGGISGEIRLRGDDQALVGRMARWLMEQPLVGHVFSRARNEVEGEIAGTLSLDLMGNGHLRQPDLMFILRSDLSEDQFGLPGLGAMTPGDVPLGGGMHGGINPHELNTVLIVGAETAEGRGSRTSMPAGIIDITPTVLGLLGMAPSQTMRGRNLTHPFPGEPQVKRYSAGDGSFAQHVDMVEHAGRRFILGGGH is encoded by the coding sequence ATGGCGCAAGATGACAAGCCGACGGTCCGCCGGGTGATCGTGACAGTCTTCGACGGGTTGCGTCCGGATCTGGTATCGCCGGAGCTTACGCCGAATATTCTCCGCGTCGCCGCACAGGGCACATGGTTCCGCGAGGCGCGCAGCGTCTTCCCCTCAGTGACGCGCGTGGCGACGACTTCCATCGCGACAGGTGCCCCACCGACGGTGCATGGCATTGTCGGCAACGCCTTCTATCATCGCGAAGCGCTACCCGATGACATCTTTCTGACCGGTGACATCGACCACATCCGCCGGGCTGAGCGCTATCACGGCGGGCGGATGGTTGACGTGGATACACTCGGTGACGTGCTAGCTCGGGCGGGTCGGCGTCTCGCAGTCGTGCATACAGGGTCGGCCGGCGCCGCGCATTTCATCAACCCGCGCGCCAAGACGAATGGCCACTGGACATTCTCGATGCACGGACCAGAAAGCACGCAGACGCCCGAGGCAGTCGCGGAGGCCACGGCGCATATTGGGCCGTTGCCGAAGCGCGAATTGCCGCGTCTCGGCGAGATGCGCTACGCGGGGAGGCTGATGGTGGACTATGTGCTCCCGAAGCTTCAGCCGGATGTAGCCATCGTATGGTTTAATGAGCCTGACACGACCTTTCACTATAAGGGGCTTGGATCGCAGGAGGCCAAGACCGGCCTCGCCGAGGCCGACCGGGCTCTGGGCGAGATTCTCGATTGGATCGAGAGCCAGCACGACGGCGAGAGCGTCGCCGTCATCGTGGCGTCTGACCATGGTCAGATCTCTACGGGCGCCGTCCAGCCGCTGTTCGCCGATGCGACGGCGGCTGGGTTCAAGGTCAATACGGGCCATGACATCAGCGATGTCATGCTGACTGTGACGGGGGGCATCAGCGGGGAAATTCGGTTGCGCGGTGACGATCAAGCCCTGGTCGGTCGCATGGCGCGCTGGCTTATGGAGCAGCCGCTCGTCGGTCATGTCTTTTCCCGCGCACGGAATGAGGTCGAAGGCGAGATCGCCGGCACGTTATCGCTCGACCTCATGGGTAACGGCCATCTTCGCCAGCCCGATCTCATGTTCATCCTGCGTTCTGACCTGTCCGAGGATCAGTTCGGCCTGCCTGGCCTTGGTGCCATGACGCCGGGCGACGTTCCGCTCGGCGGCGGAATGCATGGCGGCATCAATCCGCATGAGCTCAATACGGTTCTGATCGTCGGTGCCGAGACGGCAGAAGGTCGCGGCTCGCGGACGTCCATGCCAGCGGGAATCATCGACATCACGCCGACAGTTCTCGGGCTTCTCGGTATGGCGCCGTCCCAGACCATGCGTGGCCGTAATCTTACGCATCCATTTCCCGGGGAGCCGCAAGTCAAGCGGTATTCGGCTGGCGATGGTAGCTTCGCGCAGCATGTGGACATGGTCGAGCACGCCGGCAGACGGTTCATCCTGGGCGGCGGACATTGA
- a CDS encoding VirK family protein, protein MQRAWWFKLVNAFVGFSAAFRAPVNASAMGYEQFRDALARGAMPAIVVDFARCRDDKGERGPSAVAVIRFPAYNLLDAYIATSGTHLFEAADGTMKLEYVRARFKPDNAVELTLKRIDPATYQPASPISRYHCNLRDGSVQLKGE, encoded by the coding sequence ATGCAGCGGGCGTGGTGGTTTAAACTGGTAAATGCCTTTGTCGGATTCAGCGCAGCGTTCCGAGCGCCGGTGAACGCATCGGCTATGGGGTACGAGCAGTTTCGCGACGCCCTGGCACGTGGCGCCATGCCAGCTATTGTCGTTGACTTTGCCAGATGCCGAGACGACAAGGGAGAGAGAGGCCCGTCGGCGGTGGCTGTGATCCGCTTCCCAGCATACAATCTGTTGGATGCTTACATTGCGACATCAGGCACTCATCTTTTCGAAGCAGCTGATGGAACGATGAAGCTTGAGTATGTTCGGGCGCGGTTCAAGCCCGATAATGCCGTGGAGCTTACTCTCAAGCGCATCGATCCCGCGACTTACCAGCCAGCATCACCGATCTCGCGCTATCACTGCAATCTGCGCGATGGTTCGGTGCAGTTGAAGGGCGAATAA
- a CDS encoding TIGR02594 family protein — protein MAKEAKWLTLARGHVGMREVPGPAHNQAIVDWWRDMGAPFRDDETPWGGAFMDHILRSSGEETVATGQVARKWLNLPVKLDAPAVGCVVVLWRDSPSSWQGHVGFLVGKTEAGDLLLLAGNQSDAVSIEAFPASRVLGYRWPSGQPDRELYDLPTLSKTQIDALNAAVPVHDHSGSARSARAVDLLADDVSALPSADIDLRPAVELVGQVGSGMATIGTSPTVDEVWA, from the coding sequence ATGGCCAAAGAAGCAAAATGGTTGACGCTTGCGCGCGGCCACGTTGGCATGCGCGAGGTCCCGGGACCTGCGCACAACCAGGCCATTGTCGATTGGTGGAGGGACATGGGGGCGCCGTTCCGTGATGACGAGACGCCATGGGGTGGCGCCTTTATGGATCACATCCTTCGGAGCTCTGGCGAGGAGACGGTCGCCACGGGACAGGTTGCGCGCAAGTGGCTCAATTTGCCAGTCAAGCTCGACGCGCCGGCGGTCGGCTGCGTTGTTGTGCTCTGGCGTGATTCTCCCTCTTCATGGCAGGGTCATGTAGGCTTCCTGGTGGGGAAGACGGAGGCCGGCGATCTCCTCCTTTTGGCGGGCAATCAAAGCGATGCGGTGAGTATCGAAGCCTTTCCTGCCTCGCGGGTCCTTGGCTACCGTTGGCCGAGCGGGCAGCCTGATCGGGAGCTCTATGACCTCCCCACCCTCAGCAAAACGCAGATAGACGCTTTAAACGCGGCTGTGCCTGTTCATGACCACTCAGGGTCCGCGCGGTCGGCCCGCGCCGTCGATTTGCTCGCGGATGATGTCAGCGCACTACCGTCCGCTGACATCGACCTGAGGCCCGCCGTGGAGTTGGTTGGCCAAGTCGGTTCCGGGATGGCTACCATTGGCACCAGTCCGACAGTGGACGAGGTCTGGGCCTAG
- a CDS encoding ABC transporter substrate-binding protein: MAACAVAALSTAALAQAPTSVKIGVLNDQSGVYADFGGKGSVEAARMAVEDMKSELGDLKVEIVSADHQNKPDIASNIARQWYDVDGVDMITELTTSSVALAVQDITREKKKINMVVGAATAALTGASCSPYGFHWAYDTRSLAVGTGGEVVKEGGDSWFFLTADYAFGHQLEKDTSDIVKQSGGKVLGAVRHPLNTSDFSSFLLQAQSSGAKIVGLANAGLDTTNSIKQAAEFGLVAGGQRLAGMLFTLAEVHGLGLQAAQGLVLTEGFYWDKDDKSRAFSKRYLERTGHMPNMIHAGTYSTVVNYLKAVKAAGTKDADAVARKIRETPVDDNFAKGKVLPNGRFVHDMYLFQVKAPNESKGPWDYYKLLGTIPGEKAFFTVEESGCKLAG, encoded by the coding sequence ATGGCCGCTTGCGCCGTAGCCGCATTGTCAACGGCCGCCTTGGCGCAGGCCCCGACCAGCGTCAAGATCGGTGTGTTGAACGACCAATCGGGTGTCTATGCGGACTTTGGCGGGAAAGGGTCTGTCGAAGCGGCCCGGATGGCCGTTGAGGATATGAAGTCTGAGCTCGGCGACCTTAAAGTCGAGATCGTCTCCGCTGACCATCAGAACAAGCCAGATATCGCGTCCAATATCGCGCGGCAGTGGTATGATGTCGACGGCGTCGATATGATTACGGAGCTGACGACGTCCTCGGTCGCGCTCGCGGTCCAGGACATCACCCGCGAAAAGAAGAAGATCAACATGGTGGTCGGCGCGGCCACCGCAGCGCTCACGGGTGCGTCCTGTTCGCCCTATGGCTTTCATTGGGCCTACGACACGCGTTCCCTCGCGGTGGGCACAGGCGGAGAGGTAGTGAAGGAGGGCGGCGACAGCTGGTTCTTCCTGACCGCAGATTACGCCTTCGGCCATCAGCTGGAAAAGGACACCAGCGACATCGTCAAACAGTCGGGCGGGAAGGTCCTCGGCGCGGTACGCCACCCCTTGAATACCTCTGATTTTTCGTCCTTCCTGCTGCAGGCACAGTCATCCGGCGCAAAGATCGTCGGATTGGCCAACGCTGGTCTGGACACGACGAATTCGATCAAGCAGGCGGCGGAATTCGGCTTGGTCGCCGGTGGCCAGCGTCTGGCGGGGATGCTGTTCACATTGGCGGAGGTCCATGGGCTTGGTTTGCAGGCGGCGCAGGGGCTGGTGCTGACAGAAGGCTTCTACTGGGACAAGGACGACAAGAGCCGCGCCTTTTCCAAGCGCTATCTCGAGCGCACCGGCCATATGCCGAACATGATCCACGCAGGGACGTACTCGACAGTCGTCAATTATCTCAAGGCTGTGAAGGCGGCAGGAACAAAGGATGCTGATGCTGTCGCACGCAAGATCCGTGAGACGCCCGTAGATGACAATTTTGCCAAGGGTAAGGTACTTCCCAACGGCCGGTTCGTCCATGACATGTATCTCTTCCAGGTGAAAGCGCCGAATGAATCGAAGGGGCCATGGGATTACTACAAGTTGCTCGGCACCATTCCCGGCGAAAAGGCCTTCTTCACGGTTGAAGAGTCGGGCTGCAAGCTGGCCGGCTAA
- a CDS encoding ABC transporter ATP-binding protein translates to MSADFVLEAFNLRREFKGFVAVRDVNLKIRRGSIHALIGPNGAGKTTVFNLITKFLKPTSGRIIYDGTDITAEKPAQIARRGLVRSFQISATFPHLTVLQNVRVALQRKAGLATQLWLSERVLTRLNGRAGELIEAVNLQDYIHTEAAELSYGRKRALEFATTLALEPTVLLLDEPMAGMGHEDIDRIAQLVQQAAVGRTILMVEHNLSVVSRLCDTISVLQRGEIVAEGNYATVSADPRVREAYLGTEVG, encoded by the coding sequence ATGAGCGCTGATTTCGTTCTGGAAGCCTTTAACTTGCGTCGGGAGTTCAAAGGGTTCGTTGCCGTCCGGGACGTGAATCTCAAGATACGACGCGGATCGATCCATGCCCTGATCGGTCCGAACGGGGCCGGCAAGACCACCGTATTCAATCTCATCACGAAGTTTCTGAAGCCGACGTCCGGCCGGATCATCTACGACGGCACGGACATCACGGCCGAAAAGCCCGCCCAGATCGCCCGTCGAGGCCTCGTCCGCTCGTTTCAGATCTCGGCCACCTTCCCGCACCTGACGGTGCTTCAGAACGTGCGGGTGGCCCTGCAGCGCAAGGCGGGTCTCGCCACGCAGCTCTGGCTTTCGGAGCGCGTGCTCACACGGCTCAATGGCCGAGCAGGCGAACTGATCGAGGCGGTGAACCTGCAAGATTATATCCATACCGAAGCGGCCGAATTGTCCTATGGGCGCAAGCGGGCGCTGGAATTCGCGACGACGCTCGCGCTCGAGCCCACGGTTCTCCTCCTAGATGAGCCGATGGCGGGTATGGGGCACGAGGACATCGACCGCATTGCGCAACTCGTGCAACAGGCGGCCGTCGGACGAACCATCCTGATGGTCGAGCACAATCTTTCAGTGGTCTCGCGGCTATGTGACACGATCAGTGTGCTTCAGCGCGGCGAAATCGTCGCCGAAGGCAATTATGCAACCGTCTCAGCCGATCCGCGCGTGCGCGAAGCCTATCTCGGCACGGAGGTGGGGTGA
- a CDS encoding ABC transporter ATP-binding protein produces MADALLSVAGLEAWYGEAHVLHGVTLDVHEGETVTLLGRNGAGKTSTLRAIMGMIGRRTGSIRHRGAETVNLASHFIARRGIGYVPEERGIFASLTVAENLVLPPVVASGGMTVEAIYRLFPNLEERKGSQGTKLSGGEQQMLAIARILRTGARFILLDEPTEGLAPVIVQRIGEVIRALKSQGYTILLVEQNFRFAQGVADRHYVMEDGRVVAHLSSTELPNRMDVLHTYLGV; encoded by the coding sequence ATGGCGGATGCGTTGCTCTCTGTCGCCGGACTTGAGGCGTGGTACGGCGAGGCTCATGTGCTGCATGGCGTCACGCTGGATGTGCACGAGGGCGAGACCGTTACGCTGCTCGGCCGCAATGGTGCGGGCAAGACGAGCACGCTGCGGGCCATCATGGGGATGATCGGGCGGCGCACGGGCTCCATCCGTCACCGCGGTGCCGAGACAGTCAATCTCGCCTCACATTTCATTGCCCGCCGCGGTATTGGCTATGTGCCTGAGGAAAGAGGCATCTTTGCAAGCCTTACGGTCGCTGAAAATCTTGTTCTCCCCCCCGTTGTGGCGTCAGGCGGCATGACGGTGGAGGCAATCTACAGGCTCTTCCCAAATCTGGAAGAGCGCAAGGGGAGCCAGGGCACGAAACTCTCGGGCGGAGAGCAGCAGATGCTGGCCATAGCCCGCATCCTGCGGACGGGCGCGCGCTTCATTCTGCTGGACGAGCCCACGGAGGGGCTTGCGCCGGTCATCGTACAGCGCATCGGCGAGGTCATCAGAGCCCTGAAAAGTCAAGGCTATACCATTTTGCTCGTAGAGCAGAATTTCCGCTTCGCGCAGGGCGTGGCAGACCGCCACTATGTCATGGAGGATGGCCGCGTTGTTGCCCATCTCTCCAGCACAGAACTTCCTAACAGGATGGATGTCCTGCATACTTACCTGGGAGTGTAG
- a CDS encoding branched-chain amino acid ABC transporter permease produces MISTQLLFGQLLLGLINGSFYALMSLGLAVIFGMINVVNFAHGAQYMLGAFAAWLLLRFAGIGFWPALIVAPLIIGLIGIVIERLMLSRLYKVDHLYGLLLTFGLALIIEGGFTHIYGTSGQQYAVPAALTGGWNLGFMFLPIYRAFVVLASLILCIGTWLIIEKTRIGAYLRAATENPALVQAFGVNVPLLMMLTYAGGVALAGLAGVLAAPVYQVSPLMGSNLIIIVFAVVVIGGLGSIMGAIVSGYVLGVCEGLTKVFYPEASNIVVFVIMAIVLLLRPAGLFGKGD; encoded by the coding sequence GTGATTTCCACGCAGCTCCTCTTTGGACAACTTTTGCTTGGGCTGATCAACGGATCGTTCTACGCGCTCATGTCGCTTGGGCTTGCTGTCATTTTCGGCATGATCAATGTCGTCAACTTCGCGCACGGTGCGCAGTACATGCTTGGCGCTTTCGCCGCCTGGCTACTGCTGCGGTTTGCAGGAATCGGATTCTGGCCAGCGCTTATCGTCGCCCCCCTGATCATCGGCCTGATCGGTATCGTGATCGAGCGCCTGATGCTGTCACGTCTGTACAAGGTGGATCATCTCTACGGCCTCCTTCTGACCTTCGGCCTAGCGCTGATCATTGAAGGTGGTTTCACCCACATCTATGGCACGTCAGGGCAGCAATATGCCGTACCGGCCGCGCTGACAGGCGGCTGGAATCTCGGCTTCATGTTCCTGCCCATCTATAGGGCCTTTGTGGTGCTGGCCTCGCTCATCTTGTGCATCGGGACCTGGCTCATTATCGAAAAGACGCGGATCGGCGCCTATCTCAGGGCGGCCACCGAAAATCCGGCCCTGGTTCAGGCATTCGGCGTCAACGTGCCTTTGCTGATGATGCTGACCTATGCGGGCGGCGTCGCTCTGGCGGGGCTTGCCGGCGTGCTGGCGGCACCGGTTTATCAGGTCAGTCCGCTGATGGGCAGCAACCTGATCATCATCGTGTTTGCGGTGGTGGTGATCGGCGGCCTCGGCTCGATCATGGGCGCGATCGTCTCCGGCTACGTGCTCGGCGTTTGTGAAGGCCTGACCAAGGTGTTCTATCCCGAAGCGTCGAATATCGTCGTCTTCGTCATCATGGCGATCGTGCTGCTGCTACGGCCGGCCGGGCTGTTCGGCAAGGGGGACTGA
- a CDS encoding branched-chain amino acid ABC transporter permease: MDKKARLALGAVLVALALVAPFLLYPTFAMKLLCFALFAVAFNLLIGFTGLLSFGHAAFFGTGGYIAAHTAKVWGLTPELAILTGMVASAFFGLIIGFLAIRRKGIYFAMITLAMSQMIFFLYLQARFTGGEDGLQRVPRGHLFGLIDLSHPLAMYYTVLGIFLIGFFIVWRVVHSPYGQVLKAIREHEPRAISLGYDVDRYKLIVFVISATIAGMAGGTKAIVFQLASLTDVTWQASGQVVLMTLLGGIGTMLGPVVGAFLVVSLENYLAAYAVPVPVVIGVVFVACVLLFRRGIVGEIEHRLARSRN; this comes from the coding sequence ATGGACAAAAAGGCTCGCCTTGCCCTCGGCGCCGTGCTCGTTGCTCTCGCGCTGGTCGCGCCTTTCCTGCTCTATCCAACTTTTGCGATGAAGCTGCTTTGTTTCGCGCTGTTTGCAGTGGCCTTCAATCTGCTGATCGGGTTCACGGGACTTCTGTCGTTCGGCCACGCGGCATTCTTCGGTACGGGAGGCTACATTGCGGCTCACACGGCCAAGGTTTGGGGCCTCACCCCGGAACTCGCGATCCTCACGGGCATGGTCGCAAGCGCCTTCTTTGGTTTGATCATCGGTTTCCTCGCAATCCGTCGCAAAGGTATCTATTTCGCCATGATTACCTTGGCGATGTCGCAGATGATCTTTTTCCTCTACCTGCAGGCGCGCTTCACGGGCGGGGAAGACGGCCTGCAGCGTGTGCCGCGGGGTCATCTCTTCGGACTGATCGACCTCAGTCATCCACTGGCGATGTACTATACAGTCCTCGGCATCTTCCTGATCGGTTTCTTCATCGTCTGGCGGGTGGTGCATTCGCCCTATGGCCAGGTCTTGAAAGCGATCCGCGAGCATGAACCGCGGGCGATCTCGCTCGGATATGATGTGGATCGCTACAAGCTGATCGTCTTCGTCATCTCCGCCACGATCGCCGGAATGGCCGGCGGAACCAAGGCGATCGTTTTCCAGTTGGCGTCGTTGACAGATGTCACGTGGCAGGCATCGGGACAGGTCGTTCTGATGACGTTGCTCGGCGGTATCGGAACGATGCTCGGGCCGGTCGTCGGTGCCTTTCTCGTTGTCTCGCTCGAAAATTACCTTGCCGCCTATGCCGTGCCCGTGCCGGTCGTCATCGGTGTTGTATTCGTGGCCTGTGTGCTCCTGTTTCGGCGTGGCATCGTCGGAGAAATTGAGCACCGTCTGGCGCGCAGCAGGAATTGA
- the mmsB gene encoding 3-hydroxyisobutyrate dehydrogenase, with protein MHSIAFIGLGNMGAPMALNLVKAGHDVRGYDLLPANCEAVRAGGVAIAESAPEAADTAEIVITMLPAGKHVLAVWNDVLAKRDPGKPGPLLIDCSTIDVASSRQAHERGQAAGCLTLDAPVSGGTVGAAAATLTFMCGGSAEAFAAAEPVLATMGRRVVHCGPNGNGQAAKICNNMILGISMIGVSEAFVLGEKLGLSPQALYDVASVSSGQCWALTTNCPVPGPLPTSPANRGYKPGFATALMLKDLTLAQEAAAAVHAATPLGLEAAALYNTFAAQGHGNLDFSAIIEFLRRRSGDTSTPGSSGVAP; from the coding sequence ATGCATAGCATCGCCTTCATCGGCCTCGGCAACATGGGAGCGCCGATGGCGCTTAATCTGGTCAAGGCTGGTCACGATGTTCGCGGATACGATCTCCTGCCGGCAAACTGTGAAGCCGTGCGCGCTGGTGGCGTGGCGATTGCGGAGTCTGCGCCTGAGGCGGCTGACACGGCCGAGATCGTCATCACCATGCTGCCGGCCGGCAAGCATGTTCTGGCGGTCTGGAACGATGTGCTGGCGAAGCGCGATCCGGGAAAGCCGGGCCCGCTCCTCATCGATTGCTCCACCATCGACGTTGCCAGCTCACGGCAGGCCCATGAGCGCGGTCAGGCAGCGGGCTGCCTGACCCTTGATGCCCCCGTGTCCGGTGGAACTGTCGGAGCGGCTGCCGCCACGCTGACATTCATGTGCGGCGGCAGTGCGGAGGCCTTTGCGGCCGCCGAGCCTGTGCTCGCAACCATGGGGCGGCGCGTGGTGCATTGCGGGCCGAACGGCAACGGCCAAGCGGCGAAGATCTGCAACAACATGATCCTCGGCATCTCCATGATCGGCGTGTCGGAGGCCTTCGTGCTCGGCGAGAAGCTCGGTCTCTCTCCCCAAGCCCTATATGATGTTGCTTCGGTCTCTTCAGGCCAGTGCTGGGCACTGACCACCAATTGTCCTGTGCCTGGCCCCCTGCCCACGTCACCGGCCAACCGGGGTTACAAGCCCGGCTTCGCTACGGCGTTGATGCTGAAGGATTTGACGCTGGCCCAGGAAGCGGCCGCCGCGGTACATGCCGCCACGCCGTTGGGGCTCGAGGCGGCAGCGCTCTACAACACGTTCGCGGCTCAGGGCCATGGCAACCTCGACTTCTCCGCGATCATCGAGTTCCTGCGCCGGCGCAGCGGGGATACGTCCACGCCGGGGAGCTCCGGCGTGGCGCCCTGA